One window of Curtobacterium sp. 458 genomic DNA carries:
- a CDS encoding FmdB family zinc ribbon protein, producing MPTYSYRCTECDNAFDVKQSFTDAALTECPVCGGALRKVFSPVGVTFNGGGFYRTDSRAKPAGGGSSSGASSTDSGSSSSAPAKSEPKKTESKKPAAPSAS from the coding sequence GTGCCCACCTACTCGTACCGGTGCACCGAGTGCGACAACGCCTTCGACGTCAAGCAGTCCTTCACGGACGCCGCCCTGACCGAGTGCCCCGTCTGCGGTGGTGCACTCCGCAAGGTGTTCTCGCCGGTCGGTGTGACGTTCAACGGCGGCGGGTTCTACCGGACGGACTCGCGGGCGAAGCCGGCCGGCGGCGGCTCGTCGTCCGGCGCGTCGTCGACTGACAGCGGTTCGTCGTCGAGCGCTCCAGCGAAGTCGGAGCCGAAGAAGACCGAGTCGAAGAAGCCGGCCGCGCCCAGCGCCTCCTGA
- a CDS encoding CDP-alcohol phosphatidyltransferase family protein, with translation MTETARQRPDWQTWPNLITLFRLLLIPVFVGLVVARHPGWALVSLVVIGVSDWADGFIARRFDQGSKLGKAIDPVADRLAIIAIVLSLVLVGLLPLFVVIVVVAVDLVLAVLSSVLFHGNPDLDVTWTGKIRSALLFVGLPVLLFSAVHTVDENAPWVRIVALVFVYLGTAGHVLAGAQYAVAMVRKRRAVAAAA, from the coding sequence ATGACTGAGACCGCGCGACAGCGCCCCGACTGGCAGACGTGGCCGAACCTCATCACGCTGTTCCGGCTCCTGCTGATCCCGGTGTTCGTGGGGCTCGTCGTCGCCCGGCACCCGGGGTGGGCGCTCGTGTCACTCGTCGTGATCGGCGTCAGCGACTGGGCCGACGGCTTCATCGCGCGCCGCTTCGACCAGGGCTCGAAGCTCGGCAAGGCCATCGACCCCGTCGCCGACCGCCTCGCGATCATCGCCATCGTGCTCTCGCTCGTGCTGGTCGGGCTGCTGCCCCTGTTCGTCGTGATCGTCGTCGTCGCGGTCGACCTGGTGCTCGCCGTGCTCTCGAGCGTGCTGTTCCACGGCAACCCGGACCTCGACGTCACCTGGACGGGCAAGATCCGCTCGGCCCTGCTGTTCGTCGGCCTGCCGGTGCTGCTCTTCTCCGCCGTGCACACCGTGGACGAGAACGCGCCGTGGGTCCGGATCGTCGCCCTCGTGTTCGTGTACCTCGGCACCGCCGGGCACGTGCTCGCCGGTGCGCAGTACGCCGTGGCGATGGTCCGCAAGCGCCGCGCGGTGGCCGCCGCGGCCTGA
- a CDS encoding 5-formyltetrahydrofolate cyclo-ligase gives MIPDRGVEKRALRAELRQRRRTRTTTERDADAAALTETLQRFVEERQVESLALYLSAPDEPDVRPFLDWAHARGIRVLLPITREDGLLDWAVGDGESEHEGLFGMPEVVGEVLSPLALGDVDAILTPAAAVGHDGIRMGWGRGYYDKTLGSMANRPPVYAVIFDAEYLDEVPREAHDEPVDGIITPSRIITFRS, from the coding sequence ATGATCCCCGACCGAGGTGTCGAGAAGCGTGCGTTGCGGGCGGAGCTCCGGCAGCGGCGACGCACCAGGACCACCACCGAACGCGACGCCGACGCGGCAGCCCTGACCGAGACCCTGCAGCGGTTCGTCGAGGAGCGCCAGGTCGAGTCGCTCGCGCTGTACCTCTCCGCGCCCGACGAGCCCGACGTCCGGCCGTTCCTCGACTGGGCGCACGCGCGGGGCATCCGCGTCCTGCTGCCGATCACCCGCGAGGACGGGCTCCTCGACTGGGCGGTCGGCGACGGCGAGTCGGAGCACGAGGGGCTGTTCGGGATGCCGGAGGTCGTCGGCGAGGTCCTCTCCCCGCTCGCGCTCGGCGACGTCGACGCGATCCTCACCCCGGCCGCCGCGGTCGGACACGACGGGATCCGGATGGGCTGGGGCCGCGGCTACTACGACAAGACCCTCGGGTCCATGGCGAACCGTCCGCCCGTCTATGCTGTGATCTTCGACGCGGAGTACCTCGACGAGGTCCCGCGCGAGGCCCACGACGAACCCGTCGACGGCATCATCACGCCGTCGCGCATCATCACCTTCCGGAGCTAG
- a CDS encoding GNAT family protein: MTTIPTLSHGRVTIRPLRLRDSRDLDVALASNRGWLRTWEATNPSGHVSTDVRGSIRALQANARAGLGLPFAMELDGRFVGQLNVSGITYGSLASASIGYWVVEDAAGHNVTPISVALAVDHCFRSVGVHRIEICIRPENAPSLRVVEKLGFRYEGLRRRYIHINGDWRDHFCFALVAEEVREGVLERWVQGRVPPGAGSVPLSARDEAALPIHTTPRL; the protein is encoded by the coding sequence ATGACGACGATCCCGACCCTGTCCCACGGGCGGGTCACCATCCGGCCGCTCCGGCTCCGGGACAGCCGTGACCTCGACGTCGCCCTCGCCTCGAACCGCGGTTGGCTGCGGACGTGGGAGGCCACCAACCCCTCCGGCCACGTCTCCACCGACGTCCGTGGCAGCATCCGCGCGCTGCAGGCCAATGCACGTGCGGGCCTCGGGCTGCCGTTCGCGATGGAGCTCGACGGCCGGTTCGTCGGCCAGCTCAACGTGTCCGGCATCACCTACGGGTCACTCGCGAGTGCCTCGATCGGCTACTGGGTCGTCGAGGACGCCGCCGGGCACAACGTCACCCCGATCTCGGTCGCCCTCGCCGTGGACCACTGCTTCCGGTCGGTCGGCGTGCACCGCATCGAGATCTGCATCCGTCCGGAGAACGCGCCGAGCCTCCGCGTCGTCGAGAAGCTCGGCTTCCGGTACGAGGGGCTCCGCCGCCGCTACATCCACATCAACGGCGACTGGCGCGACCACTTCTGCTTCGCCCTCGTCGCCGAGGAGGTCCGCGAGGGCGTCCTCGAGCGCTGGGTCCAGGGCCGGGTACCGCCGGGTGCCGGCAGCGTGCCCCTGTCGGCCCGCGACGAAGCGGCGTTGCCGATCCACACGACGCCCCGCCTCTGA
- a CDS encoding CoA ester lyase, whose protein sequence is MAIDDRTAPPAPTPSRRRAVAPDISRSWLLVSGNHADRFDRAQRSRADQIILDIEDAVDPAAKPAARSTVAAWLAGGGEAWVRINDVTTDFWADDVEELRGLPGLQGVMLAKTESPAQVTDTWHRLGGQIPVVALVESALGIEEATSIARAQGAFRLAFGSGDYRRDTGTSADTLAMAYPRSRLVVASRVGGLPGPIDGPTVGSAHAILREQSQIAVSLGLTGKLCLDTEQLPVINEVISPTPTDVAWAQDFLDDFEARGRVIRDGSDLPRLGRAQKIQKLAQAFGVEAR, encoded by the coding sequence ATGGCCATCGACGACCGAACCGCTCCGCCCGCCCCGACCCCGTCCCGTCGACGGGCGGTGGCGCCGGACATCTCGCGGTCGTGGCTCCTCGTCTCCGGCAACCACGCCGACCGCTTCGACCGGGCGCAGCGATCCCGCGCCGACCAGATCATCCTCGACATCGAGGACGCCGTCGACCCCGCCGCCAAGCCCGCCGCCCGCTCGACCGTGGCCGCCTGGCTGGCCGGGGGCGGCGAGGCCTGGGTCCGGATCAACGACGTCACCACGGACTTCTGGGCCGACGACGTCGAGGAGCTCCGCGGCCTGCCCGGGCTGCAGGGCGTCATGCTCGCGAAGACGGAGTCACCGGCGCAGGTCACCGACACCTGGCACCGGCTCGGCGGACAGATCCCGGTGGTCGCGCTCGTCGAGTCGGCGCTCGGCATCGAGGAGGCGACGTCGATCGCCCGAGCGCAGGGCGCGTTCCGCCTGGCGTTCGGGTCCGGCGACTACCGACGGGACACCGGGACGAGCGCCGACACGCTCGCGATGGCGTACCCGCGGTCGCGACTCGTCGTGGCGTCACGCGTCGGCGGCCTCCCGGGTCCGATCGACGGCCCCACGGTGGGGTCGGCGCACGCCATCCTCCGCGAACAGTCGCAGATCGCGGTGTCGCTCGGGCTCACCGGCAAGCTCTGCCTCGACACCGAGCAGCTGCCCGTCATCAACGAGGTGATCTCGCCGACGCCGACCGACGTCGCGTGGGCGCAGGACTTCCTCGACGACTTCGAGGCCCGCGGCCGCGTCATCCGCGACGGCTCGGACCTGCCGCGCCTCGGCCGGGCGCAGAAGATCCAGAAGCTCGCCCAGGCGTTCGGCGTGGAGGCACGGTAG
- the mscL gene encoding large conductance mechanosensitive channel protein MscL: MKGFKEFLLRGNVIDLAVAVVIGAAFTAIVTVIVSALINPLIGAVFNASSLDNALVLQIPTTGKDPAELKFGAVLGAIINFVIVAAVVYFALVLPVSHLKKVAFERVKKNEEQTPQDVPPTDVEVLLEIRDLLRSQNGAALPAGGGAHVAPSDAPEGPGIGGSTKL, encoded by the coding sequence GTGAAGGGCTTCAAGGAGTTCCTGCTCCGCGGCAACGTCATCGACCTGGCCGTCGCAGTCGTCATCGGTGCGGCGTTCACCGCGATCGTCACCGTGATCGTGAGCGCGCTCATCAATCCGCTCATCGGTGCGGTCTTCAACGCGTCCTCGCTCGACAACGCGCTCGTCCTGCAGATCCCGACGACGGGGAAGGACCCCGCGGAGCTCAAGTTCGGTGCGGTCCTCGGGGCGATCATCAACTTCGTCATCGTCGCCGCGGTCGTGTACTTCGCGCTCGTGCTGCCGGTGAGCCACCTCAAGAAGGTCGCGTTCGAGCGCGTCAAGAAGAACGAGGAACAGACGCCGCAGGACGTCCCGCCGACGGACGTCGAGGTGCTGCTGGAGATCCGCGACCTGCTCCGTTCCCAGAACGGCGCCGCACTGCCGGCCGGAGGCGGAGCGCACGTGGCACCGTCGGACGCGCCCGAAGGCCCGGGCATCGGCGGATCGACGAAGCTCTAG
- the galU gene encoding UTP--glucose-1-phosphate uridylyltransferase GalU produces MGFQISKAVIPAAGLGTRFLPATKAMPKEMLPVVDKPAIQYVVEEAVDAGLTDVLMITGRNKNALENHFDHVAELEETLKKKGDHEKLQKVNQSTDLADMHYVRQGDPLGLGHAVLRAKMHVGREPFAVLLGDDIIDARDPLLKRMIEVQGQKNATIVALLEVPESQTHMYGIATVEETDVDDVVKITGLVEKPAQGEAPSNLAIIGRYVIRPEVFDVLEKQEPGKGGEIQLTDALMKMAGAEEWTGGVYGVVFRGRRYDTGDKLDYIKAIVQLASDREDLGPDLKSWLKEFNAGE; encoded by the coding sequence ATGGGCTTCCAGATTTCGAAAGCCGTGATCCCCGCCGCCGGCCTGGGCACGCGCTTCCTCCCCGCCACCAAGGCGATGCCGAAGGAGATGCTCCCGGTCGTCGACAAGCCGGCCATCCAGTACGTGGTGGAGGAGGCCGTCGACGCCGGGCTCACCGACGTCCTGATGATCACGGGCCGCAACAAGAACGCGCTCGAGAACCACTTCGACCACGTCGCCGAGCTCGAGGAGACCCTGAAGAAGAAGGGCGACCACGAGAAGCTGCAGAAGGTGAACCAGTCCACGGACCTCGCCGACATGCACTACGTCCGCCAGGGCGACCCGCTCGGCCTCGGTCACGCGGTGCTCCGCGCGAAGATGCACGTCGGCCGGGAGCCCTTCGCGGTCCTGCTCGGCGACGACATCATCGACGCCCGCGACCCGCTGCTCAAGCGCATGATCGAGGTCCAGGGCCAGAAGAACGCCACGATCGTCGCCCTCCTCGAGGTCCCCGAGTCGCAGACGCACATGTACGGCATCGCGACGGTCGAGGAGACCGACGTCGACGACGTCGTGAAGATCACCGGCCTGGTCGAGAAGCCCGCGCAGGGCGAAGCCCCGTCGAACCTCGCCATCATCGGCCGCTACGTCATCCGCCCCGAGGTCTTCGACGTCCTCGAGAAGCAGGAGCCCGGCAAGGGTGGCGAGATCCAGCTCACCGACGCCCTCATGAAGATGGCCGGCGCCGAGGAGTGGACGGGTGGCGTGTACGGCGTCGTGTTCCGTGGACGTCGGTACGACACCGGTGACAAACTCGACTACATCAAGGCGATCGTGCAGCTCGCCTCGGACCGCGAAGACCTCGGGCCGGACCTCAAGTCCTGGCTCAAGGAGTTCAACGCGGGCGAATAG
- a CDS encoding AAA family ATPase has translation MTDGEDDVNDDVPVEGADARPRNGQQEQDETTGPTGSHAPVGQRPSSAPDRGADATDETDRTLRPELQLTSPQAISLGDPRLQAGNAAEPAWDAWRKQLTGVGGTSPLTRFSDHPRARIELSTTHPGGLAQFITGKTTLLSSLIRDEVALRAARIAAAHVEAKGTELATVRGIDAVKLGIGMADWKHGDDHFRGPVLLRPLAIRRHGRDFEVRLLGEPVLNPGLADALHEQYGVILDAQSFVALAQQDGSFTPNPVIDRLRGLTAHIPGFSVHARLVVSTFAEVATGMVEDTGDLSHPVLDALAGNPSAKWQVEQSYRPVEQTPSDERSPETDTLLLDADDEQENVIAQITAGNSIVVKTLPGTGGTQTIVNALGGLVAANKRVLVVSPRRATLRGIAARFGEVHLPGVAVTPSTLRRDVVRAIARNEKAKRPNLREVDDALVRLRKVLIDYRGALTRVDPSFGVSVLDCLVELSRLSLLPVPPSTTARLSQSSVASMVEGRSRVAETMVSAANLGEFRYGPDDSPWYGAKFSTSDGAQRAHKTAKDLDADGLPALLRRAHDLVATTHMRQFTTINELGIYLRLLTEIRDTLDRFLPVVFDRSVSELVAATAPRGEGAPMSSTNRRRLKKLAREYVRPGVHVSDLHEALTRVQQQRVLWQRYVAAGVNPEVPTGIADVQVLFSNVVEDLARLDEPLGRAAREDQLANLPVDQLVPTIARLAEDSDVLHNLQERTELMQTLRDLQLEPLITDLANRHVPDTQVPAELELAWWQSALESMLESDRALLGANTDMLDRVEADFRLVDDAHAAGVSQGLAWQLAENWKVGLVDWPDEATALKTQLKEGAITSRLLQDSAPHLSRSIAPVWLASPYEVSEIADTMPFDTVILVDAGAVTIAETVGAVRRARQTVVFGDPVTQTPSPYRIAVDPDHRALQVDEQTLDAFHADSALAKLSTLLPTLSLTRSYRAGGEDLAELVNRRFYGGRIESLPWAGSFLGHGSIALDYVSDGKAVPDPDSGAVESVDAEVDRVVRLVMEHARTRPTESLMVITASAKHAVRVEQAVLTAAQGHKDLTEFVIGDRAEPFIVATLEQSVAQSRDRVIFSIGYGRTPHGRVLRDFGPLGKPGGERLLAVAMTRARRSMVIVTCFQPSDIEAERMGHGTVALAEILAEVRARTSAEYVPDDSDPLLVDLARRLEMRGIPVALGHRGKLGLVAAHGGVCVTIETDASLVKGSLRESLRLRPEVLRRLGWHYVRVHAFQLFSDPDRVANTVASVLGVDRGATQEISIPPIPARR, from the coding sequence GTGACCGACGGTGAGGACGACGTGAACGACGACGTCCCCGTCGAGGGTGCCGACGCGCGCCCCCGGAACGGACAGCAGGAGCAGGACGAGACGACGGGTCCGACCGGGTCGCATGCCCCGGTCGGACAGCGACCGTCGAGCGCGCCCGACCGTGGTGCGGACGCGACCGACGAGACGGACCGCACCCTGCGGCCGGAGCTGCAGCTGACGAGTCCGCAGGCGATCAGCCTGGGTGACCCGCGCCTCCAGGCCGGCAACGCGGCGGAGCCCGCGTGGGACGCGTGGCGGAAGCAGCTCACCGGTGTCGGCGGCACGAGCCCGCTGACCCGCTTCTCCGACCACCCGCGTGCCCGCATCGAGCTCTCGACGACGCACCCCGGCGGCCTCGCACAGTTCATCACCGGCAAGACGACGCTGCTGTCGAGCCTCATCCGCGACGAGGTCGCGCTCCGTGCGGCCCGCATCGCCGCGGCGCACGTCGAGGCGAAGGGCACCGAACTCGCGACGGTGCGCGGCATCGACGCGGTCAAGCTCGGCATCGGGATGGCGGACTGGAAGCACGGCGACGACCACTTCCGCGGGCCGGTGCTGCTGCGTCCGCTCGCGATCCGACGCCACGGCCGCGACTTCGAGGTGCGCCTGCTCGGCGAGCCCGTGCTCAATCCCGGCCTCGCCGACGCCCTGCACGAGCAGTACGGCGTCATCCTCGACGCGCAGTCGTTCGTCGCGCTCGCGCAGCAGGACGGCTCCTTCACACCGAACCCCGTGATCGACCGGCTCCGCGGGCTCACCGCGCACATCCCCGGCTTCTCGGTGCACGCGCGCCTCGTCGTCTCGACGTTCGCCGAGGTCGCGACCGGCATGGTCGAGGACACCGGCGACCTCTCGCACCCCGTGCTCGACGCCCTCGCCGGCAACCCGAGCGCGAAGTGGCAGGTCGAGCAGTCCTACCGGCCCGTCGAGCAGACGCCGTCCGACGAGCGCAGCCCGGAGACCGACACGCTGCTCCTCGACGCGGACGACGAGCAGGAGAACGTGATCGCGCAGATCACGGCCGGCAACTCGATCGTGGTGAAGACCCTCCCGGGCACCGGCGGCACGCAGACGATCGTCAACGCCCTCGGCGGTCTCGTCGCGGCGAACAAGCGCGTCCTCGTGGTGAGCCCCCGGCGTGCGACCCTCCGTGGCATCGCCGCCCGCTTCGGCGAGGTGCACCTGCCCGGGGTCGCGGTCACGCCGTCGACGCTCCGCCGCGACGTCGTCCGCGCGATCGCCCGCAACGAGAAGGCGAAGCGTCCGAACCTCCGCGAGGTCGACGACGCGCTCGTCCGGCTCCGGAAGGTGCTCATCGACTACCGCGGTGCACTGACGCGCGTGGACCCGTCGTTCGGCGTCTCCGTGCTCGACTGCCTCGTCGAGCTCTCCCGGCTCTCGCTGCTGCCCGTCCCGCCGTCGACGACCGCACGGCTCTCGCAGTCGTCGGTCGCGTCGATGGTCGAGGGGCGCTCCCGGGTCGCCGAGACGATGGTCAGCGCGGCCAACCTCGGCGAGTTCCGCTACGGCCCCGACGACTCGCCCTGGTACGGCGCGAAGTTCTCCACCAGCGACGGCGCGCAGCGGGCGCACAAGACCGCGAAGGACCTCGACGCCGACGGGCTGCCCGCGCTGCTCCGCCGCGCGCACGACCTCGTCGCGACCACGCACATGCGGCAGTTCACGACGATCAACGAGCTCGGGATCTACCTCCGCCTGCTCACCGAGATCCGGGACACGCTCGACCGCTTCCTGCCCGTGGTCTTCGACCGTTCGGTGTCCGAGCTCGTCGCCGCGACCGCTCCCCGGGGCGAGGGCGCACCGATGTCGTCGACCAACCGTCGCCGACTGAAGAAGCTCGCCCGCGAGTACGTCCGCCCCGGCGTGCACGTGTCCGACCTGCACGAGGCACTGACCCGCGTGCAGCAGCAGCGTGTGCTCTGGCAGCGGTACGTCGCCGCCGGCGTGAACCCCGAGGTGCCCACGGGCATCGCGGACGTCCAGGTGCTGTTCTCGAACGTCGTCGAGGACCTCGCGCGCCTCGACGAGCCGCTCGGTCGCGCCGCACGCGAGGACCAGCTCGCGAACCTTCCCGTCGACCAGCTCGTCCCGACGATCGCCCGGCTCGCCGAGGACTCCGACGTCCTGCACAATCTGCAGGAGCGCACGGAGCTCATGCAGACCCTGCGCGACCTGCAGCTCGAGCCGCTCATCACCGACCTCGCGAACCGGCACGTCCCGGACACGCAGGTCCCCGCGGAGCTCGAACTCGCGTGGTGGCAGTCCGCCCTCGAGTCGATGCTCGAGTCCGACCGGGCGCTCCTCGGGGCGAACACCGACATGCTCGACCGGGTCGAGGCCGACTTCCGGCTCGTCGACGACGCGCACGCGGCCGGGGTGTCCCAGGGCCTCGCGTGGCAGCTCGCCGAGAACTGGAAGGTCGGGCTCGTCGACTGGCCGGACGAGGCCACGGCGCTGAAGACGCAGCTCAAGGAGGGCGCGATCACCTCGCGTCTGCTGCAGGACTCCGCACCGCACCTGTCCCGGTCGATCGCGCCCGTGTGGCTCGCGAGCCCGTACGAGGTGTCCGAGATCGCGGACACGATGCCGTTCGACACGGTGATCCTCGTCGACGCCGGTGCCGTCACGATCGCGGAGACCGTCGGTGCCGTCCGCCGTGCCCGCCAGACCGTCGTGTTCGGCGACCCGGTGACGCAGACGCCGTCGCCGTACCGCATCGCCGTCGACCCCGACCACCGGGCACTGCAGGTCGACGAGCAGACGCTCGACGCCTTCCACGCCGACTCCGCGCTCGCGAAGCTCTCGACGCTCCTCCCGACGCTCTCGCTCACCCGCTCGTACCGGGCCGGCGGCGAGGACCTCGCGGAACTGGTCAACCGACGCTTCTACGGCGGCCGGATCGAGTCGCTGCCGTGGGCCGGATCGTTCCTCGGCCACGGGTCGATCGCACTCGACTACGTCAGTGACGGCAAGGCCGTGCCGGACCCCGACTCCGGAGCGGTCGAGAGCGTCGACGCCGAGGTGGACCGTGTCGTGCGGCTCGTCATGGAGCACGCCCGCACCCGTCCGACCGAGTCGCTCATGGTCATCACGGCCTCCGCCAAGCACGCGGTCCGCGTCGAGCAGGCCGTGCTCACCGCGGCGCAGGGGCACAAGGACCTCACCGAGTTCGTCATCGGCGACCGTGCCGAGCCGTTCATCGTCGCCACGCTCGAGCAGTCGGTGGCCCAGAGCCGCGACCGCGTCATCTTCTCGATCGGCTACGGCCGGACGCCGCACGGCCGGGTCCTCCGCGACTTCGGTCCGCTCGGCAAGCCGGGCGGGGAGCGCCTGCTCGCGGTCGCGATGACCCGTGCCCGCCGCTCGATGGTCATCGTCACGTGCTTCCAGCCGTCCGACATCGAGGCCGAGCGGATGGGTCACGGCACCGTCGCGCTCGCGGAGATCCTCGCCGAGGTCCGCGCCCGCACGAGCGCCGAGTACGTGCCGGACGACTCCGACCCGCTGCTCGTCGACCTCGCCCGCCGACTCGAGATGCGCGGCATCCCGGTCGCGCTCGGACACCGCGGCAAGCTCGGGCTCGTCGCGGCGCACGGCGGGGTGTGCGTCACGATCGAGACCGACGCGTCGCTCGTGAAGGGGTCCCTGCGCGAGTCGCTGCGGCTCCGGCCCGAGGTGCTCCGTCGGCTCGGGTGGCACTACGTGCGCGTGCACGCGTTCCAGCTGTTCTCCGACCCGGACCGCGTCGCGAACACGGTGGCCTCGGTGCTCGGCGTCGACCGCGGCGCGACCCAGGAGATCTCCATCCCGCCGATCCCCGCCCGCCGGTGA